Proteins from one Doryrhamphus excisus isolate RoL2022-K1 chromosome 19, RoL_Dexc_1.0, whole genome shotgun sequence genomic window:
- the LOC131107638 gene encoding formin-like isoform X1 has protein sequence MKGTHASLPFHIPISGMSAHVSSSLGGLASPFNDPQDHRLELSFHKEEGPTKLVDTFRLTDSSEILWLKELLLLCSEYQTFMSMGNQQGMNVQTELNTVPKCCGIRRRSLEGPVHINETPRSLEQPAMPRSLLKFWVTSTPSCEETVDFEEEFTICMHDKESVARGHSSFDDKDGDLMDFQASWRAATQGSPCVSRNCPFCYGEEEEESASETDLSEYDEICSPLGLDSRTETVGKSTAVQRVKSKIEEVEDIINRVSLTSLEWIKKTNKARDQLLSGNDTCLGGDVPQHFQTQTQYNQCKLLVDEFRCLGEALSESLHRALRMEGDSQEWWTIPYEHKETSKKGILEPTTGVPFSSLSSSFSNSLPTQAEMTCRPITSQTSSSITTLMDNNHHNEDIDDLHELCRRSTGHSWSEKADLNWTNLTWSEETQMHRSLCDAEANEDDDIYSDEALQTIGEKVWHEEIEESHSFCRWFSHPSRPKLVDFLRITAAEDDISGTPTPLPPEIRSEASSPVQGEERTPGHLQVVWPPPKEDKVGLKYTEAEHQAALLQLKRECKEEVEKLQEDFYLEFSRQREENKVKMSCLELTLSELQAELSKVNIPKRGTLRDVAVSSQDDACLQKAFRTVCIQTDRESFVRNDEDGKRRDCLPQQQKVTPKKLDLASISLSLAGQQEGEPPCSAPNKTVSPPPLLQCLSSTVNSKQTSNIPPPLPPPPPPPPAPSMIAAGPPPPPPPPPAPSMIAAGPPPPPPPPPAPSMSAAGPPPPPPPAFMAGLTPATTPSLYAAPRKPQVEPSRPMKPLYWTRIQIQDNKSNTLWNVLEEPHIVNPVEFEELFAKTITRLKRKPLVDNYEKKSKTRKIIKLLDGKRSQTVGILISSLHLEMKDIQQAVLTVDNSVVDLETIEALYENRAQPEELEKIMTHFSTSKEEEVKLLDKPEQFLYELSQIPDFAGRARCIIFKSGFNDGMASIQHKLHIVSTVSEALLEKSGVREVLGLVLALGNHMNGGNRVRGQADGFGLEILPKLKDVKSRDNRISLVDYVVSYYLHNVDKNAGTDKSVYPLPEPQDVFLAAQVNFDDLNAELRKLGRDLAGCEKDVQKVCSDSPEEHLQPFKDRMETFLLSARKEHAEASYQLMAAEKSFQDLCVYFELKSKAGDKELTAGHFFMLWFEFSADFKARWKRENRNISKERIKEAQLSVKRITAEKKVETRKIIPNSLKERLRQKEANMTLT, from the exons ATGAAAGGCACTCACGCCTCGTTGCCCTTCCATATCCCCATCAGTGGAATGAGTGCACATGTGAGTTCATCCCTCGGGGGTCTTGCTTCCCCTTTTAATGACCCTCAAGACCACCGACTTGAACTAAGCTTCCACAAGGAGGAGGGTCCAACCAAACTTGTGGACACATTCAGGCTTACAGACTCTTCTGAGATATTGTGGTTGAAAGAGTTGTTGCTGCTTTGCTCCGAATACCAGACCTTTATGAGCATGGGCAACCAACAGGGGATGAACGTTCAGACAGAGCTCAATACTGTGCCGAAATGCTGTGGGATCAGGAGAAGGAGTCTTGAGGGGCCAGTTCACATCAATGAGACACCCCGTTCTCTAGAACAGCCAGCAATGCCAAGAAGTCTGCTAAAGTTCTGGGTAACAAGCACTCCTTCATGTGAGGAAACAGTGGACTTTGAGGAAGAATTCACTATTTGCATGCATGACAAAGAAAGTGTGGCAAGAGGTCATTCAAGCTTTGATGACAAGGACGGCGATTTAATGGACTTCCAGGCATCGTGGAGAGCAGCCACACAAGGTTCTCCATGTGTCAGCAGGAACTGTCCTTTCTGTTacggagaagaagaggaagaatcTGCCTCAGAGACTGACCTCTCTGAATATGACGAGATCTGTTCCCCACTTGGTTTGGATTCAAGGACCGAGACGGTGGGAAAGTCCACTGCAGTACAGCGTGTTAAGAGCAAGATTGAAGAGGTCGAAGACATCATCAATCGAGTGAGTCTCACGAGTTTGGAATGGATCAAAAAGACCAACAAAGCGAGAGATCAACTTCTTTCAGGGAATGATACATGTTTGGGTGGTGATGTTCCACAGCACTTCCAAACCCAGACACAATACAACCAGTGCAAGCTGCTCGTTGATGAGTTCCGTTGTCTGGGTGAGGCCTTGAGTGAGAGTCTTCACCGAGCCCTGAGGATGGAGGGAGACAGCCAAGAGTGGTGGACCATACCGTACGAACATAAAGAAACATCCAAGAAGGGTATATTGGAACCAACAACAGGGGTACCATTTTCTTCTCTGAGTTCTTCCTTCTCAAACTCTCTGCCTACACAAGCAGAGATGACATGCAGGCCCATAACATCTCAAACATCTAGTAGCATCACCACATTAATGGACAATAATCATCACAATGAGGACATCGATGACCTCCATGAACTGTGCAGAAGATCAACAGGGCATAGTTGGAGTGAAAAGGCGGACTTAAATTGGACCAATCTAACATGGAGTGAGGAGACACAGATGCACAGAAGCCTGTGTGATGCTGAGGCCAATGAAGATGACGACATATACTCAG ATGAAGCTCTACAGACAATAGGGGAGAAGGTCTGGCATGAAGAGATCGAAGAGTCCCACTCGTTCTGTAGGTGGTTCTCTCATCCCTCTCGACCCAAGCTTGTAGACTTCCTACGGATCACAGCCGCTGAGGATGATATCAGTGGGACGCCCACTCCTCTACCTCCAGAAATCAGG TCAGAAGCCTCCAGCCCAGTACAAGGAGAAGAGCGAACGCCCGGACATCTACAAGTTGTGTGGCCTCCACCCAAAGAAGACAAAGTTGGCTTGAAGTATACCGAAGCAG AGCACCAGGCTGCTCTGCTTCAACTCAAGAGAGAATGCAAAGAAGAAGTGGAGAAGTTACAG GAGGACTTCTACCTGGAATTCTCCCGACAGAGAGAAGAGAACAAGGTCAAAATGTCCTGCCTGGAGCTCACACTATCTGAGCTGCAGGCTGAGCTTTCCAAGGTCAACATCCCCAAACGTGGCACGCTCAGAGACGTAGCCGTGTCATCGCAAGACGATGCGTGTCTCCAGAAAGCCTTCCGCACCGTCTGCATACAAACAGACCGAGAGAGCTTTGTCAGGAATGATGAAGACGGGAAAAGGAGAGACTGCTTACCTCAACAGCAAAAAGTAACTCCCAAAAAACTAGACCTGGCTTCGATCAGCTTGAGCCTGGCAGGTCAGCAAGAAGGAGAGCCTCCATGCTCTGCACCAAACAAAACCGTCAGTCCACCTCCACTTTTGCAATGTTTGTCATCAACAGTGAACTCCAAACAAACATCAAACATTCCCCCACCACTTCCtccgccaccaccacctccacctgCTCCTTCCATGATAGCAGCGggtcccccaccaccaccaccacctccacctgCTCCTTCCATGATAGCAGCGggtcccccaccaccaccaccacctccacctgCTCCTTCCATGTCAGCGGCGGGtcccccaccacctccaccacctGCATTTATGGCAGGGTTAACCCCAGCAACAACCCCATCTTTGTATGCGGCTCCAAGGAAGCCTCAGGTGGAGCCTTCCCGTCCAATGAAGCCTCTGTACTGGACCAGGATTCAGATTCAGGATAACAA GAGCAACACACTGTGGAATGTTCTAGAAGAACCACATATTGTGAATCCAGTGGAGTTTGAGGAGCTATTTGCCAAAACCATCACACGCCTGAAGAGAAAACCACTGGTGGACAATTATGAAAAGAAATCAAAAACCAGAAAG ATCATTAAGCTGCTGGATGGTAAGCGCTCTCAGACTGTGGGCATCCTCATATCAAGCCTTCATCTGGAGATGAAAGATATCCAACAAG CTGTTCTGACAGTGGATAACTCTGTGGTGGACCTGGAGACAATTGAAGCACTTTACGAGAAT AGAGCTCAGCCAGAGGAGCTGGAGAAGATCATGACACACTTCAGCACCtccaaagaggaggaggttaAACTCCTGGATAAACCTGAACA GTTCCTGTATGAACTCTCGCAGATTCCAGACTTCGCTGGCAGGGCTCGCTGCATCATTTTCAAGTCAGGCTTCAACGATGGGATGGCCTCCATCCAACATAAACTTCACATTGTCTCCACTGTGTCTGAG gctctgctggagaagagcggCGTGAGGGAGGTGCTGGGACTGGTGTTGGCTTTGGGAAATCACATGAACGGAGGCAATAGGGTCAGAGGCCAGGCTGATGGGTTCGGCCTGGAGATCCTTCCGAAACTCAAGGATGTCAAGAGCAGG GACAATCGCATCAGCCTGGTGGACTATGTGGTATCATATTACCTTCACAATGTGGACAAG AATGCTGGAACAGACAAGAGTGTTTACCCACTTCCTGAACCTCAGGATGTCTTCCTAGCAGCTCAGGTCAATTTTGATGACCTCAATGCAGAGCTGAGAAAGCTTGGGAGAGATCTGGCAG GATGCGAAAAGGACGTGCAGAAAGTCTGCTCAGACTCTCCTGAAGAACATCTGCAGCCGTTTAAAGACAGAATGGAGACTTTTCTTCTCAGTG CACGTAAAGAACATGCTGAGGCTTCATATCAGCTGATGGCTGCAGAGAAGAG TTTTCAGGACCTGTGTGTGTACTTTGAGCTGAAGTCCAAGGCAGGAGACAAGGAGTTGACAGCCGGTCATTTCTTCATGCTGTGGTTTGAATTTAGTGCTGACTTCAAGGCCAGGTGGAAAAGGGAGAACAGGAACatctctaaagaaag GATAAAAGAAGCCCAGTTGTCTGTGAAGAGGATCACGGCAGAGAAGAAAGTCGAGACCAGAAAAATAATCCCTAACAGTCTG AAAGAACGCCTGCGACAGAAAGAAGCTAACATGACCTTGACTTAA
- the LOC131107638 gene encoding formin-like isoform X2, with translation MKGTHASLPFHIPISGMSAHVSSSLGGLASPFNDPQDHRLELSFHKEEGPTKLVDTFRLTDSSEILWLKELLLLCSEYQTFMSMGNQQGMNVQTELNTVPKCCGIRRRSLEGPVHINETPRSLEQPAMPRSLLKFWVTSTPSCEETVDFEEEFTICMHDKESVARGHSSFDDKDGDLMDFQASWRAATQGSPCVSRNCPFCYGEEEEESASETDLSEYDEICSPLGLDSRTETVGKSTAVQRVKSKIEEVEDIINRVSLTSLEWIKKTNKARDQLLSGNDTCLGGDVPQHFQTQTQYNQCKLLVDEFRCLGEALSESLHRALRMEGDSQEWWTIPYEHKETSKKGILEPTTGVPFSSLSSSFSNSLPTQAEMTCRPITSQTSSSITTLMDNNHHNEDIDDLHELCRRSTGHSWSEKADLNWTNLTWSEETQMHRSLCDAEANEDDDIYSDEALQTIGEKVWHEEIEESHSFCRWFSHPSRPKLVDFLRITAAEDDISGTPTPLPPEIRSEASSPVQGEERTPGHLQVVWPPPKEDKVGLKYTEAEHQAALLQLKRECKEEVEKLQEDFYLEFSRQREENKVKMSCLELTLSELQAELSKVNIPKRGTLRDVAVSSQDDACLQKAFRTVCIQTDRESFVRNDEDGKRRDCLPQQQKVTPKKLDLASISLSLAGQQEGEPPCSAPNKTVSPPPLLQCLSSTVNSKQTSNIPPPLPPPPPPPPAPSMIAAGPPPPPPPPPAPSMIAAGPPPPPPPPPAPSMSAAGPPPPPPPAFMAGLTPATTPSLYAAPRKPQVEPSRPMKPLYWTRIQIQDNKSNTLWNVLEEPHIVNPVEFEELFAKTITRLKRKPLVDNYEKKSKTRKIIKLLDGKRSQTVGILISSLHLEMKDIQQAVLTVDNSVVDLETIEALYENRAQPEELEKIMTHFSTSKEEEVKLLDKPEQFLYELSQIPDFAGRARCIIFKSGFNDGMASIQHKLHIVSTVSEALLEKSGVREVLGLVLALGNHMNGGNRVRGQADGFGLEILPKLKDVKSRVKDIDH, from the exons ATGAAAGGCACTCACGCCTCGTTGCCCTTCCATATCCCCATCAGTGGAATGAGTGCACATGTGAGTTCATCCCTCGGGGGTCTTGCTTCCCCTTTTAATGACCCTCAAGACCACCGACTTGAACTAAGCTTCCACAAGGAGGAGGGTCCAACCAAACTTGTGGACACATTCAGGCTTACAGACTCTTCTGAGATATTGTGGTTGAAAGAGTTGTTGCTGCTTTGCTCCGAATACCAGACCTTTATGAGCATGGGCAACCAACAGGGGATGAACGTTCAGACAGAGCTCAATACTGTGCCGAAATGCTGTGGGATCAGGAGAAGGAGTCTTGAGGGGCCAGTTCACATCAATGAGACACCCCGTTCTCTAGAACAGCCAGCAATGCCAAGAAGTCTGCTAAAGTTCTGGGTAACAAGCACTCCTTCATGTGAGGAAACAGTGGACTTTGAGGAAGAATTCACTATTTGCATGCATGACAAAGAAAGTGTGGCAAGAGGTCATTCAAGCTTTGATGACAAGGACGGCGATTTAATGGACTTCCAGGCATCGTGGAGAGCAGCCACACAAGGTTCTCCATGTGTCAGCAGGAACTGTCCTTTCTGTTacggagaagaagaggaagaatcTGCCTCAGAGACTGACCTCTCTGAATATGACGAGATCTGTTCCCCACTTGGTTTGGATTCAAGGACCGAGACGGTGGGAAAGTCCACTGCAGTACAGCGTGTTAAGAGCAAGATTGAAGAGGTCGAAGACATCATCAATCGAGTGAGTCTCACGAGTTTGGAATGGATCAAAAAGACCAACAAAGCGAGAGATCAACTTCTTTCAGGGAATGATACATGTTTGGGTGGTGATGTTCCACAGCACTTCCAAACCCAGACACAATACAACCAGTGCAAGCTGCTCGTTGATGAGTTCCGTTGTCTGGGTGAGGCCTTGAGTGAGAGTCTTCACCGAGCCCTGAGGATGGAGGGAGACAGCCAAGAGTGGTGGACCATACCGTACGAACATAAAGAAACATCCAAGAAGGGTATATTGGAACCAACAACAGGGGTACCATTTTCTTCTCTGAGTTCTTCCTTCTCAAACTCTCTGCCTACACAAGCAGAGATGACATGCAGGCCCATAACATCTCAAACATCTAGTAGCATCACCACATTAATGGACAATAATCATCACAATGAGGACATCGATGACCTCCATGAACTGTGCAGAAGATCAACAGGGCATAGTTGGAGTGAAAAGGCGGACTTAAATTGGACCAATCTAACATGGAGTGAGGAGACACAGATGCACAGAAGCCTGTGTGATGCTGAGGCCAATGAAGATGACGACATATACTCAG ATGAAGCTCTACAGACAATAGGGGAGAAGGTCTGGCATGAAGAGATCGAAGAGTCCCACTCGTTCTGTAGGTGGTTCTCTCATCCCTCTCGACCCAAGCTTGTAGACTTCCTACGGATCACAGCCGCTGAGGATGATATCAGTGGGACGCCCACTCCTCTACCTCCAGAAATCAGG TCAGAAGCCTCCAGCCCAGTACAAGGAGAAGAGCGAACGCCCGGACATCTACAAGTTGTGTGGCCTCCACCCAAAGAAGACAAAGTTGGCTTGAAGTATACCGAAGCAG AGCACCAGGCTGCTCTGCTTCAACTCAAGAGAGAATGCAAAGAAGAAGTGGAGAAGTTACAG GAGGACTTCTACCTGGAATTCTCCCGACAGAGAGAAGAGAACAAGGTCAAAATGTCCTGCCTGGAGCTCACACTATCTGAGCTGCAGGCTGAGCTTTCCAAGGTCAACATCCCCAAACGTGGCACGCTCAGAGACGTAGCCGTGTCATCGCAAGACGATGCGTGTCTCCAGAAAGCCTTCCGCACCGTCTGCATACAAACAGACCGAGAGAGCTTTGTCAGGAATGATGAAGACGGGAAAAGGAGAGACTGCTTACCTCAACAGCAAAAAGTAACTCCCAAAAAACTAGACCTGGCTTCGATCAGCTTGAGCCTGGCAGGTCAGCAAGAAGGAGAGCCTCCATGCTCTGCACCAAACAAAACCGTCAGTCCACCTCCACTTTTGCAATGTTTGTCATCAACAGTGAACTCCAAACAAACATCAAACATTCCCCCACCACTTCCtccgccaccaccacctccacctgCTCCTTCCATGATAGCAGCGggtcccccaccaccaccaccacctccacctgCTCCTTCCATGATAGCAGCGggtcccccaccaccaccaccacctccacctgCTCCTTCCATGTCAGCGGCGGGtcccccaccacctccaccacctGCATTTATGGCAGGGTTAACCCCAGCAACAACCCCATCTTTGTATGCGGCTCCAAGGAAGCCTCAGGTGGAGCCTTCCCGTCCAATGAAGCCTCTGTACTGGACCAGGATTCAGATTCAGGATAACAA GAGCAACACACTGTGGAATGTTCTAGAAGAACCACATATTGTGAATCCAGTGGAGTTTGAGGAGCTATTTGCCAAAACCATCACACGCCTGAAGAGAAAACCACTGGTGGACAATTATGAAAAGAAATCAAAAACCAGAAAG ATCATTAAGCTGCTGGATGGTAAGCGCTCTCAGACTGTGGGCATCCTCATATCAAGCCTTCATCTGGAGATGAAAGATATCCAACAAG CTGTTCTGACAGTGGATAACTCTGTGGTGGACCTGGAGACAATTGAAGCACTTTACGAGAAT AGAGCTCAGCCAGAGGAGCTGGAGAAGATCATGACACACTTCAGCACCtccaaagaggaggaggttaAACTCCTGGATAAACCTGAACA GTTCCTGTATGAACTCTCGCAGATTCCAGACTTCGCTGGCAGGGCTCGCTGCATCATTTTCAAGTCAGGCTTCAACGATGGGATGGCCTCCATCCAACATAAACTTCACATTGTCTCCACTGTGTCTGAG gctctgctggagaagagcggCGTGAGGGAGGTGCTGGGACTGGTGTTGGCTTTGGGAAATCACATGAACGGAGGCAATAGGGTCAGAGGCCAGGCTGATGGGTTCGGCCTGGAGATCCTTCCGAAACTCAAGGATGTCAAGAGCAGGGTAAAGGACATCGACCATTGA
- the LOC131107638 gene encoding uncharacterized protein LOC131107638 isoform X3, translating to MKGTHASLPFHIPISGMSAHVSSSLGGLASPFNDPQDHRLELSFHKEEGPTKLVDTFRLTDSSEILWLKELLLLCSEYQTFMSMGNQQGMNVQTELNTVPKCCGIRRRSLEGPVHINETPRSLEQPAMPRSLLKFWVTSTPSCEETVDFEEEFTICMHDKESVARGHSSFDDKDGDLMDFQASWRAATQGSPCVSRNCPFCYGEEEEESASETDLSEYDEICSPLGLDSRTETVGKSTAVQRVKSKIEEVEDIINRVSLTSLEWIKKTNKARDQLLSGNDTCLGGDVPQHFQTQTQYNQCKLLVDEFRCLGEALSESLHRALRMEGDSQEWWTIPYEHKETSKKGILEPTTGVPFSSLSSSFSNSLPTQAEMTCRPITSQTSSSITTLMDNNHHNEDIDDLHELCRRSTGHSWSEKADLNWTNLTWSEETQMHRSLCDAEANEDDDIYSDEALQTIGEKVWHEEIEESHSFCRWFSHPSRPKLVDFLRITAAEDDISGTPTPLPPEIRSEASSPVQGEERTPGHLQVVWPPPKEDKVGLKYTEAEHQAALLQLKRECKEEVEKLQEDFYLEFSRQREENKVKMSCLELTLSELQAELSKVNIPKRGTLRDVAVSSQDDACLQKAFRTVCIQTDRESFVRNDEDGKRRDCLPQQQKVTPKKLDLASISLSLAGQQEGEPPCSAPNKTVSPPPLLQCLSSTVNSKQTSNIPPPLPPPPPPPPAPSMIAAGPPPPPPPPPAPSMIAAGPPPPPPPPPAPSMSAAGPPPPPPPAFMAGLTPATTPSLYAAPRKPQVEPSRPMKPLYWTRIQIQDNKSNTLWNVLEEPHIVNPVEFEELFAKTITRLKRKPLVDNYEKKSKTRKIIKLLDGKRSQTVGILISSLHLEMKDIQQAVLTVDNSVVDLETIEALYENRAQPEELEKIMTHFSTSKEEEVKLLDKPEQFQTSLAGLAASFSSQASTMGWPPSNINFTLSPLCLRLCWRRAA from the exons ATGAAAGGCACTCACGCCTCGTTGCCCTTCCATATCCCCATCAGTGGAATGAGTGCACATGTGAGTTCATCCCTCGGGGGTCTTGCTTCCCCTTTTAATGACCCTCAAGACCACCGACTTGAACTAAGCTTCCACAAGGAGGAGGGTCCAACCAAACTTGTGGACACATTCAGGCTTACAGACTCTTCTGAGATATTGTGGTTGAAAGAGTTGTTGCTGCTTTGCTCCGAATACCAGACCTTTATGAGCATGGGCAACCAACAGGGGATGAACGTTCAGACAGAGCTCAATACTGTGCCGAAATGCTGTGGGATCAGGAGAAGGAGTCTTGAGGGGCCAGTTCACATCAATGAGACACCCCGTTCTCTAGAACAGCCAGCAATGCCAAGAAGTCTGCTAAAGTTCTGGGTAACAAGCACTCCTTCATGTGAGGAAACAGTGGACTTTGAGGAAGAATTCACTATTTGCATGCATGACAAAGAAAGTGTGGCAAGAGGTCATTCAAGCTTTGATGACAAGGACGGCGATTTAATGGACTTCCAGGCATCGTGGAGAGCAGCCACACAAGGTTCTCCATGTGTCAGCAGGAACTGTCCTTTCTGTTacggagaagaagaggaagaatcTGCCTCAGAGACTGACCTCTCTGAATATGACGAGATCTGTTCCCCACTTGGTTTGGATTCAAGGACCGAGACGGTGGGAAAGTCCACTGCAGTACAGCGTGTTAAGAGCAAGATTGAAGAGGTCGAAGACATCATCAATCGAGTGAGTCTCACGAGTTTGGAATGGATCAAAAAGACCAACAAAGCGAGAGATCAACTTCTTTCAGGGAATGATACATGTTTGGGTGGTGATGTTCCACAGCACTTCCAAACCCAGACACAATACAACCAGTGCAAGCTGCTCGTTGATGAGTTCCGTTGTCTGGGTGAGGCCTTGAGTGAGAGTCTTCACCGAGCCCTGAGGATGGAGGGAGACAGCCAAGAGTGGTGGACCATACCGTACGAACATAAAGAAACATCCAAGAAGGGTATATTGGAACCAACAACAGGGGTACCATTTTCTTCTCTGAGTTCTTCCTTCTCAAACTCTCTGCCTACACAAGCAGAGATGACATGCAGGCCCATAACATCTCAAACATCTAGTAGCATCACCACATTAATGGACAATAATCATCACAATGAGGACATCGATGACCTCCATGAACTGTGCAGAAGATCAACAGGGCATAGTTGGAGTGAAAAGGCGGACTTAAATTGGACCAATCTAACATGGAGTGAGGAGACACAGATGCACAGAAGCCTGTGTGATGCTGAGGCCAATGAAGATGACGACATATACTCAG ATGAAGCTCTACAGACAATAGGGGAGAAGGTCTGGCATGAAGAGATCGAAGAGTCCCACTCGTTCTGTAGGTGGTTCTCTCATCCCTCTCGACCCAAGCTTGTAGACTTCCTACGGATCACAGCCGCTGAGGATGATATCAGTGGGACGCCCACTCCTCTACCTCCAGAAATCAGG TCAGAAGCCTCCAGCCCAGTACAAGGAGAAGAGCGAACGCCCGGACATCTACAAGTTGTGTGGCCTCCACCCAAAGAAGACAAAGTTGGCTTGAAGTATACCGAAGCAG AGCACCAGGCTGCTCTGCTTCAACTCAAGAGAGAATGCAAAGAAGAAGTGGAGAAGTTACAG GAGGACTTCTACCTGGAATTCTCCCGACAGAGAGAAGAGAACAAGGTCAAAATGTCCTGCCTGGAGCTCACACTATCTGAGCTGCAGGCTGAGCTTTCCAAGGTCAACATCCCCAAACGTGGCACGCTCAGAGACGTAGCCGTGTCATCGCAAGACGATGCGTGTCTCCAGAAAGCCTTCCGCACCGTCTGCATACAAACAGACCGAGAGAGCTTTGTCAGGAATGATGAAGACGGGAAAAGGAGAGACTGCTTACCTCAACAGCAAAAAGTAACTCCCAAAAAACTAGACCTGGCTTCGATCAGCTTGAGCCTGGCAGGTCAGCAAGAAGGAGAGCCTCCATGCTCTGCACCAAACAAAACCGTCAGTCCACCTCCACTTTTGCAATGTTTGTCATCAACAGTGAACTCCAAACAAACATCAAACATTCCCCCACCACTTCCtccgccaccaccacctccacctgCTCCTTCCATGATAGCAGCGggtcccccaccaccaccaccacctccacctgCTCCTTCCATGATAGCAGCGggtcccccaccaccaccaccacctccacctgCTCCTTCCATGTCAGCGGCGGGtcccccaccacctccaccacctGCATTTATGGCAGGGTTAACCCCAGCAACAACCCCATCTTTGTATGCGGCTCCAAGGAAGCCTCAGGTGGAGCCTTCCCGTCCAATGAAGCCTCTGTACTGGACCAGGATTCAGATTCAGGATAACAA GAGCAACACACTGTGGAATGTTCTAGAAGAACCACATATTGTGAATCCAGTGGAGTTTGAGGAGCTATTTGCCAAAACCATCACACGCCTGAAGAGAAAACCACTGGTGGACAATTATGAAAAGAAATCAAAAACCAGAAAG ATCATTAAGCTGCTGGATGGTAAGCGCTCTCAGACTGTGGGCATCCTCATATCAAGCCTTCATCTGGAGATGAAAGATATCCAACAAG CTGTTCTGACAGTGGATAACTCTGTGGTGGACCTGGAGACAATTGAAGCACTTTACGAGAAT AGAGCTCAGCCAGAGGAGCTGGAGAAGATCATGACACACTTCAGCACCtccaaagaggaggaggttaAACTCCTGGATAAACCTGAACA ATTCCAGACTTCGCTGGCAGGGCTCGCTGCATCATTTTCAAGTCAGGCTTCAACGATGGGATGGCCTCCATCCAACATAAACTTCACATTGTCTCCACTGTGTCTGAG gctctgctggagaagagcggCGTGA